Proteins co-encoded in one Candidatus Margulisiibacteriota bacterium genomic window:
- a CDS encoding rod shape-determining protein yields MVFGKFSRDLGIDLGTATTLVFARGEGIILCEPSVVAINKDNNKPLAFGNEAKGMLGRTPANIVAVRPMRDGVIADFEITEMMLRHFINKSHQRSAFVRPRIVVGVPSGITGVEKRAVLDAAMHAGAREAYLVEEPMAAAIGANLPVSEAQGSMIVDIGGGTTEVAVLALGGIVVSKSIRVAGDEMDEAIVSHCRKNYNLLIGERTAEQIKIDIGSAYPLPEEKTIEVRGRDLVTGLPKTLTLTSSEIRDALAEPVSMVVDAVRMTLEKTPPELSADIMDRGIVMAGGGSLLRGLDKYLAQETEMPVYVVDDPISCVAYGTGKILEEIDTLKKVLIMPKSNQ; encoded by the coding sequence ATGGTGTTCGGAAAGTTTTCACGGGACCTGGGGATCGATTTGGGGACGGCGACTACGCTCGTGTTTGCCCGCGGGGAAGGGATCATTCTCTGCGAACCGTCGGTTGTCGCGATCAATAAAGATAACAACAAACCCCTTGCTTTTGGCAACGAAGCCAAAGGGATGCTGGGCCGTACGCCGGCTAACATTGTCGCGGTCCGGCCGATGCGCGACGGTGTGATCGCCGACTTTGAGATCACCGAGATGATGCTTCGCCACTTTATCAATAAAAGCCACCAGCGCTCCGCTTTTGTCCGTCCGCGGATCGTAGTTGGTGTGCCGTCGGGGATCACCGGCGTTGAAAAACGGGCGGTATTGGATGCTGCCATGCATGCCGGCGCCCGGGAGGCGTATCTGGTGGAAGAGCCAATGGCGGCGGCGATCGGGGCCAACCTGCCGGTCTCTGAAGCGCAGGGGAGCATGATCGTCGATATCGGCGGCGGGACTACCGAAGTGGCGGTCCTGGCGCTTGGCGGGATCGTTGTTTCCAAGTCGATCCGGGTGGCAGGGGACGAAATGGACGAAGCGATCGTTTCGCATTGCCGCAAGAACTACAACTTATTGATCGGGGAGCGGACGGCCGAACAGATCAAGATCGACATTGGCTCCGCGTATCCTTTGCCGGAAGAAAAAACAATTGAAGTGCGCGGCCGCGACCTGGTCACCGGTTTGCCAAAAACGCTGACTTTAACTTCATCGGAGATCCGCGACGCCTTGGCGGAGCCGGTCTCAATGGTAGTTGACGCGGTCCGGATGACCCTGGAAAAAACCCCGCCGGAACTCTCGGCCGACATCATGGACCGGGGGATCGTCATGGCGGGCGGTGGTTCGCTCTTAAGAGGACTGGACAAATATTTGGCCCAGGAGACCGAAATGCCGGTATATGTCGTCGATGATCCGATCTCCTGCGTCGCTTACGGGACCGGGAAGATACTGGAAGAGATCGACACGTTGAAAAAAGTTCTGATCATGCCCAAGAGTAATCAGTGA
- the mreC gene encoding rod shape-determining protein MreC, protein MKPYRGTRRKNSYRPAIIIILLALVLSYFAINNSFGIRLVFTSVIYPVQTALHFVVKGVVGIPSGVMSLRNLSQENKELKSRLFTSIAKLALFEELVNENVRLRQSLEFQGSNRYRFKLVVAQVVARGASPYTSLMEINQGVLSGVKVDMPVIVDEGLVGRVVEVSLFSSKILPITDLKSSVASVDQQNREFGVVEGFASQRFLAMKYVSSVADIQVGDKIVTSPASKIFPPGIPIGSVVSVKKKDSDLFFDVKVRPAVNFSKLEEVFLIFQ, encoded by the coding sequence GTGAAGCCATACCGTGGCACTAGAAGGAAAAACTCATATCGTCCAGCTATAATTATCATTCTGCTGGCGCTGGTTCTCTCTTACTTCGCGATCAATAACTCGTTTGGGATAAGACTGGTCTTTACCTCCGTTATTTATCCGGTCCAAACGGCTCTCCATTTTGTCGTCAAGGGAGTGGTCGGCATTCCGTCAGGGGTGATGTCGCTGCGCAATCTTTCCCAGGAGAACAAGGAGCTCAAGAGCCGGCTTTTTACTTCGATCGCCAAGCTTGCCCTGTTTGAAGAGCTGGTCAATGAAAATGTCCGGCTTCGCCAATCACTCGAATTTCAGGGGTCAAACCGTTACCGCTTTAAGCTTGTCGTTGCTCAGGTTGTGGCGCGCGGCGCTTCACCCTACACCTCATTGATGGAGATCAATCAAGGGGTCCTTTCCGGGGTTAAAGTCGATATGCCGGTCATAGTCGATGAGGGTTTGGTGGGCCGGGTCGTGGAGGTCTCTTTGTTCAGTTCCAAGATCTTGCCGATCACCGATCTAAAGAGCTCTGTAGCCTCGGTTGACCAGCAGAACAGGGAATTTGGCGTGGTCGAAGGATTTGCCAGCCAGCGGTTTTTAGCGATGAAATATGTCAGTTCCGTCGCGGATATTCAGGTGGGCGACAAGATCGTTACTTCACCTGCTTCCAAGATCTTTCCACCGGGAATTCCGATCGGTTCGGTTGTTTCGGTGAAAAAGAAAGACTCCGACCTGTTTTTTGATGTTAAGGTCAGGCCAGCGGTAAATTTTTCCAAACTGGAAGAAGTTTTTCTGATCTTCCAATAG
- the mreD gene encoding rod shape-determining protein MreD codes for MFLLVLLLGQTVLLPFLTFFGAMPDLFLVAVIVYAVMAERGGSTFFAAGAGFLQDLFSSGLYLNTLTKVLVGLLVGGISNEVVGDVRSFAASMVAIITPLVLIGEGLVIYFWQGNHFSVFYYLLIVLLTTIYNLAFVPAIYYVLKKLVNE; via the coding sequence TTGTTCTTATTGGTGTTGCTCCTTGGACAAACAGTCCTGCTGCCGTTCCTGACTTTCTTTGGGGCAATGCCGGACCTTTTCCTGGTCGCGGTCATTGTTTACGCGGTCATGGCGGAACGGGGGGGCTCGACCTTTTTCGCGGCCGGAGCCGGGTTTCTGCAAGACCTCTTTTCCTCTGGGCTTTACCTTAACACTCTGACCAAGGTTTTGGTCGGCCTCCTGGTTGGCGGGATCAGCAATGAAGTGGTCGGGGATGTCCGCTCTTTTGCCGCCAGCATGGTGGCGATCATTACTCCGTTGGTTTTGATCGGCGAGGGATTGGTGATCTATTTTTGGCAGGGGAACCATTTTTCAGTTTTCTATTATCTCTTGATCGTCCTTCTTACGACCATTTATAACCTGGCCTTTGTTCCGGCGATTTACTACGTTTTAAAGAAACTGGTCAATGAATAA
- a CDS encoding SPOR domain-containing protein, with the protein MEYLNFPEKDPNEIPSTDDGPTVQLPKKNRFSGWLRSLLVFIVLVALIAGSFLISFQLGKKILFSVKKPMRESKTMVLEPPPSYEALVKLEKALRAGSKEKPAVKKKSVKRYRRTAYRSTRSVAARRSGTYYKVQIGPFRSLTEAKYHLELVKKRGFDAFLKKYGSYWKIQAGAYKSLKTAKQQQQLLLKKEFKSKIIIE; encoded by the coding sequence ATGGAATACTTAAATTTCCCGGAAAAAGACCCCAATGAAATTCCGTCGACAGATGATGGGCCAACTGTCCAATTGCCGAAAAAAAATCGTTTTTCGGGTTGGCTGAGAAGTCTTTTAGTTTTTATTGTTTTGGTGGCGCTTATCGCCGGTAGTTTTTTGATCAGTTTCCAGCTGGGGAAAAAGATCCTTTTTTCCGTGAAAAAGCCGATGCGAGAGAGCAAGACGATGGTCCTGGAGCCCCCCCCGTCTTACGAAGCGCTGGTCAAGCTGGAAAAAGCGCTGCGGGCCGGGAGCAAAGAGAAGCCGGCAGTTAAAAAGAAATCGGTCAAACGATATCGTCGGACAGCTTACCGGTCAACCCGGAGCGTCGCGGCCAGGCGGAGCGGGACTTATTACAAGGTACAGATTGGGCCATTTCGTTCTTTAACCGAAGCTAAGTATCATCTGGAGCTGGTCAAGAAAAGAGGATTTGACGCTTTCCTGAAAAAATATGGCTCTTATTGGAAGATCCAGGCGGGAGCGTATAAGAGCCTGAAAACAGCCAAGCAACAGCAGCAACTACTGCTGAAAAAAGAATTCAAATCAAAGATTATCATTGAATAA
- a CDS encoding 50S ribosomal protein L25: protein MKKVELAAKKREAIGTKKLKSLRKEGFIPAIVYGRKIKPVAVAIERKAFLTKILGSETGKNTIASLKVGGETLQVLTQDIQFDAVEGTILHIDFNHIVMDEAIKTKVAIELTGIPAGVKESGGILVHGLREVEIECLPGDIPEKFHVDVTALLINDSLHVSDLPSGKYKLLSNAADMIASCVPPAKEEEVAPAAAPIVGEATAEDATAVADEKVKEKAAPGAQPAKAAPAGKPEKAAK, encoded by the coding sequence ATGAAAAAAGTTGAACTGGCAGCGAAAAAGAGAGAAGCGATCGGGACAAAAAAGCTGAAAAGCTTAAGAAAAGAGGGCTTTATTCCCGCGATCGTTTATGGGCGTAAGATCAAGCCGGTTGCCGTCGCAATCGAACGAAAAGCTTTTTTAACTAAAATATTGGGCTCTGAAACAGGGAAAAACACCATTGCTTCGCTGAAAGTCGGGGGGGAAACCCTTCAGGTTTTGACCCAGGACATTCAATTTGACGCGGTTGAAGGAACTATCCTCCATATTGATTTTAACCACATTGTTATGGATGAAGCGATCAAGACCAAAGTGGCGATCGAATTGACCGGGATCCCAGCTGGAGTGAAGGAAAGTGGCGGTATTTTGGTCCATGGCTTGCGTGAAGTTGAGATCGAGTGTTTGCCTGGCGATATTCCGGAGAAGTTCCATGTTGATGTCACTGCTTTATTGATCAACGATTCTTTGCATGTTTCCGATCTTCCTTCAGGAAAATATAAATTGCTTTCCAACGCGGCGGATATGATCGCTTCCTGCGTCCCGCCAGCGAAGGAAGAAGAGGTTGCCCCAGCGGCGGCGCCGATCGTTGGTGAAGCGACCGCGGAAGACGCGACTGCCGTGGCAGACGAAAAGGTCAAAGAAAAAGCGGCCCCGGGGGCTCAACCAGCCAAAGCGGCTCCAGCTGGGAAGCCAGAAAAAGCTGCTAAGTAA
- a CDS encoding bifunctional folylpolyglutamate synthase/dihydrofolate synthase produces MDRALEKYLSSLEKFGINLGLERITGLLTNLGNPQQKLQAIHVAGTNGKGSTCAMIAAILKELGYKVGLYTSPHLLRYNERFQINGREISEPDLSAGIAAVKKAAAGLPQKPTVFEVLTAVAFWYFAKKKVDFAVVEVGMGGRLDATNVIRPLVSVITNVELEHTTVLGRTLAKIAVEKGGIIKPGVPVVTAESKAEALTVLTHQANIGGSSLVQVGIVGAGFITNLLGEHQKRNAACAVAAVLLAGISADKKKIVAGLKKVRWPARFQVIRKKPLTIVDGAHNPAGVKTLVDTLGREYPGKKFVVIFGAQQDKEVTSMLALLRPLAKEMIITRSSHQQSSAMISSEKALELGSVLRQTASCDRVICGSLFLAGDTIKILAQKGR; encoded by the coding sequence ATGGACCGGGCGTTGGAAAAATACCTATCCTCCCTGGAGAAATTCGGGATCAATCTTGGGCTGGAGAGAATAACCGGTCTCCTGACGAATCTTGGGAATCCCCAACAAAAGCTTCAGGCGATCCACGTTGCCGGGACCAATGGCAAAGGGTCGACCTGCGCGATGATCGCGGCGATCTTGAAAGAGCTGGGGTACAAGGTCGGGCTTTACACTTCTCCTCATCTGCTCCGCTACAATGAGCGGTTCCAGATCAACGGCCGCGAGATCAGCGAGCCCGATCTTTCTGCCGGGATCGCCGCGGTCAAAAAAGCGGCCGCCGGGCTCCCGCAAAAACCTACCGTTTTCGAAGTCCTGACCGCGGTCGCCTTTTGGTATTTCGCGAAGAAAAAAGTTGATTTCGCGGTGGTTGAGGTTGGGATGGGGGGGCGGCTTGACGCGACCAATGTTATCAGGCCGCTGGTCTCGGTGATCACCAATGTCGAGCTGGAACATACCACCGTGCTTGGCCGGACACTGGCCAAGATCGCGGTGGAAAAGGGGGGGATCATCAAGCCGGGGGTGCCGGTGGTTACCGCCGAAAGCAAAGCCGAGGCGCTTACCGTCCTGACCCATCAGGCAAATATAGGCGGGAGCTCATTGGTCCAGGTCGGCATAGTTGGCGCCGGGTTCATAACCAATTTGTTGGGGGAACATCAAAAGAGGAATGCCGCCTGCGCGGTAGCGGCGGTCCTTCTGGCCGGTATAAGTGCCGATAAAAAGAAGATCGTGGCCGGCCTGAAGAAAGTCCGCTGGCCGGCCCGTTTCCAGGTGATCAGGAAAAAACCGCTTACCATTGTCGATGGCGCTCACAATCCGGCCGGGGTTAAAACCCTGGTTGATACGCTTGGGCGGGAATATCCCGGCAAAAAATTCGTTGTTATTTTTGGCGCGCAACAAGATAAAGAAGTGACGTCGATGCTCGCTCTCCTTCGTCCGCTGGCCAAAGAGATGATCATTACCAGATCGTCACATCAGCAATCGTCAGCCATGATCTCCAGCGAAAAAGCGTTGGAATTGGGATCGGTCCTGCGCCAAACGGCAAGCTGTGACCGGGTGATCTGCGGTTCTCTGTTTTTGGCCGGTGATACTATAAAAATATTAGCCCAAAAGGGGCGGTAG
- the mrdA gene encoding penicillin-binding protein 2, producing the protein MNKDQAIWLVIGLAFLVIFGRLFQLQVIEGDKYQRLALENAAKSIPIYAPRGIIYDRSGKVIAQNQAVFSIQVMPQLLSDNDPERRDQVLKKLSSILGEEVKPKKRADRPILIKDNLDLKTAITVEELGKELKGVEVVVHPVRLYPYGKAAAHLLGYVGEIEGDELKRLKIEGYRLGDTIGKDGIEKIYDKLIRGKDGGKKIEVDVRGNPIRVLGTVDPVPGANVFTTIDIELQQAVDVALGGKIGAVVVLDPRSGELLSLVSHPNYDPNIFVKQLESVDWEKLEKKQHPFMNRALAIYPPGSIFKAAVLTAALEKNLTQAKESFFCPGYYRINSRIARCWKESGHGRITAEDGLVNSCDIVFYELGRRLGPESIAEYARKYGLGEKTGIDLPHEKFGLVPDTAWKQRALGEGWYEGDSINYGIGQGFLQVTPVQMAKLYGTIATGRQMKPYIVSEIRKKDGEILYQQKPREIGSLPGSMATVKIVRDALREVVKRATGRAANVPGIPAAGKTGTAQNPGLPHAWFICYAPYDDPEIVIAAFVEHGEHGDRAAATVARDILKWYKDNRLEKEYPEE; encoded by the coding sequence ATGAATAAGGATCAGGCGATCTGGCTGGTCATTGGCCTTGCGTTCCTGGTGATCTTTGGCCGGCTTTTTCAGCTTCAGGTTATTGAAGGGGATAAATATCAGCGTCTGGCGCTGGAAAATGCGGCAAAAAGCATCCCGATCTACGCGCCGCGCGGCATTATTTACGACCGGAGCGGCAAGGTCATTGCCCAAAACCAGGCGGTCTTTTCCATTCAGGTCATGCCCCAGCTTCTCTCCGACAACGATCCGGAACGCCGCGACCAGGTCTTGAAAAAACTAAGCTCGATCCTTGGCGAAGAGGTCAAGCCAAAAAAACGGGCCGACCGGCCGATCCTGATCAAAGACAACCTTGACCTGAAAACCGCGATCACCGTGGAAGAGCTGGGTAAAGAATTGAAAGGGGTCGAGGTTGTTGTTCATCCGGTCAGGCTTTATCCATATGGCAAGGCGGCGGCCCATCTGCTCGGTTACGTTGGCGAGATCGAAGGAGACGAGCTCAAACGCTTGAAGATAGAGGGTTACCGGTTGGGGGATACCATTGGTAAGGACGGGATCGAAAAGATCTACGATAAATTGATCAGGGGGAAGGACGGGGGGAAGAAGATCGAAGTGGATGTCCGAGGAAACCCGATCAGGGTTTTAGGCACGGTCGATCCGGTGCCGGGAGCCAATGTTTTCACGACAATTGATATTGAGCTTCAGCAAGCGGTTGATGTCGCTTTGGGAGGAAAGATCGGAGCGGTGGTGGTCCTTGATCCGCGAAGCGGGGAACTCCTTTCCCTGGTCAGTCATCCGAATTACGACCCGAATATCTTTGTGAAGCAACTTGAATCGGTGGATTGGGAGAAACTTGAAAAAAAACAGCATCCCTTTATGAACCGGGCACTGGCGATCTATCCTCCCGGCTCGATCTTTAAAGCGGCGGTCTTGACCGCTGCGCTGGAAAAGAACCTGACCCAGGCCAAAGAATCGTTTTTTTGTCCCGGCTATTACCGGATCAATAGCCGGATCGCCCGCTGCTGGAAAGAGAGCGGCCACGGCCGGATCACGGCGGAAGATGGTCTGGTCAATTCCTGCGATATTGTTTTTTATGAGCTGGGGCGGCGGCTTGGCCCCGAATCGATCGCAGAATATGCCAGAAAATATGGTTTGGGGGAGAAGACCGGGATCGATCTGCCGCATGAGAAATTCGGCTTAGTCCCCGATACCGCCTGGAAGCAGAGGGCGCTTGGCGAAGGGTGGTATGAAGGGGACTCGATCAATTATGGGATCGGACAGGGCTTTCTCCAGGTAACTCCGGTCCAAATGGCCAAACTTTACGGAACGATCGCTACCGGGCGGCAAATGAAGCCTTACATCGTTTCAGAGATCAGAAAAAAGGATGGGGAGATCCTCTATCAGCAAAAACCGCGGGAGATCGGGAGCCTTCCCGGAAGCATGGCTACCGTTAAAATTGTTCGTGATGCTCTGCGAGAGGTAGTGAAACGGGCGACCGGCCGGGCGGCAAACGTACCGGGGATCCCGGCAGCCGGAAAGACAGGTACCGCGCAGAATCCCGGATTGCCTCACGCGTGGTTCATTTGCTACGCTCCCTATGACGATCCGGAGATCGTTATTGCCGCCTTTGTTGAACATGGCGAACATGGCGATCGGGCGGCGGCGACTGTCGCGCGCGATATCCTCAAATGGTATAAGGATAATCGCCTGGAGAAGGAATATCCTGAGGAGTAA